The region CGTTATTTGCTAATGATTTAAGTAAAATTAAACTTATCAGTGAAGTTTACCCTCCCTATAATTATGAAGACGCAGGTGCTAATAAAGGGATTGCGATTGATTTACTTGTTGCGGCTATGAAGCAGCAAGGTGTTGCTATTTCTGCAGGTGATATTAAAATCCTACCTTGGGCCCGTGGTTATAAGACTGCACTAAAGGGTCCAAATATATGTTTGTTTGCTATGACTCGTACCGCTGAAAGAGAAGCTCTATTTAAGTGGGTAGGACCCATTTCAAAAACTAGAATTGTTATCTTATCAAAGAAATCAAGCGCGATAAAAATTGCCTCCCCCACAGATTTAAATAATTACACCATTGGTGCTATTCGAGATGATGTTGGTGAACAGTTATTAAAAAAATTAGGCATATCATCATCGTCCATC is a window of Shewanella sp. VB17 DNA encoding:
- a CDS encoding ABC transporter substrate-binding protein, giving the protein MSNHIKIIISKRLFLCCLMLISMFFLNPLFANDLSKIKLISEVYPPYNYEDAGANKGIAIDLLVAAMKQQGVAISAGDIKILPWARGYKTALKGPNICLFAMTRTAEREALFKWVGPISKTRIVILSKKSSAIKIASPTDLNNYTIGAIRDDVGEQLLKKLGISSSSIKLGSDANAIVKKIEADRVHLWAYEENVGRWFIKNQGIDNADYEVVHVLKEAELYYAFSKDVSDETINALQSGLDSLSSSTGEATTVYQDIVNKYL